The sequence CAACAAAGAAGCCAGCGCATTTAAAGCCGGAAAAGGCACACAACAAAAGAAACAACACAGTACCATCAAAGCTTTAGAAAAGCGAGTGGAACGGCTCGGCAATGTCGAAAAACCACGTACAACTAAACCAATCAAAATGATTACACCAGATAATCGCGTTATAAAAAAAGGCAATACGATACTAAGTGCCAAAGAAACAACCTATGAAATTGCTGGTCGAAAACTATTTGAAACAAATACTTTTTCTATCAAAGCAGGAGATAAAGTGGCACTCATCGGTGAAAATGCGAGTGGGAAAACTACTTTTTTAAAAGAAATCATCCAAGAAAATCCTAATCTCCTATGTAATCCCCAAGCGAAAATTGCTTATTTTGACCAAGAATTAAATGGATTAAACCAAACAAAATCCCTTTTAGAAAACATCACGGAAATCAGCGTTCAAACGAAGCAAGTAATCAGAGAAGTACTAGGTAGTATGCATTTTAAAGAAAGCGATTTGCATAAGGAAGTGCACATGCTCTCTGGCGGAGAACGAGTGAAATTGCTGCTCAGTATGCTCCTTGTTAGTGACGCCAATTTCTTAATTCTTGATGAACCAACGAACTATTTGGATATCTACGCAATGGAAGCACTAGAGGCGTTAATCAAACAATTTGCAGGGACAGTACTTTTCGTTTCTCATGATAGAACTTTTGTTAATCATGTGGCGGAACAATTACTCGTCATCGAAAATAATGAAATGACTTTCCACCGAATGACTTTCGCGGAATATGAAGAAAGTAAAGGACCAACTCGCATTACAGAAGAAGATAAGTTGATTTTAGAAATGCGTATGTCAGAAATTGCGGCAAAACTTATGCAACCCAATTTAAAGCCCACAGAAAAAGCCATACTCGAACAAGATTATCAAGATATTATCACAAAAAGACAACAATTTAGTTGAATTGTTGTCTTTTTATTCGAGCCCAATAAATGATATAGTCATTTATCTTTTACTTGATTTCTGCAAAAGATAGGCTTAGAATCAAATAGTTATTAAAAAGAGTAAAGAAAGAAGGAATCCCATGTTTAGTCATCTTCCGGATTCATTCCTCCAAATGAATACCATTTTTATTTCTATTTTGATTGAGGCACTGCCGTTTGTATTAATTGGAGTATTTATTGCTGGCTTTATTCAAATGTTTATATCAGAACAATTTATTGCCCGTGTTATCCCCAAAAATAAATTTCTAGCAGTCATTGTTGGCTCGCTTATCGGTGTATTTTTCCCTTCCTGTGAATGTGGAATTGTTCCTATCGTTCGTAATTTACTGGCAAAAGGGGTACCGCTTCATGCTGGTATTGCCTTCATGCTTACCGCTCCTATTATCAACCCAGTAGTATTATTTTCGACCTATGTTGCATTTGGTAGTACGTGGGAAGTTCCATTGCTACGTGTTGCGGGAAGTCTTGTAGTAGCTCTCGTTGTCGGAAATATTATCGCTTATTTTTATAAAGGAACTGGACTCAAAGAGCGCTTTTTAAAATATGAAGCAGCTAGTGAAAAAGTGGCTGTTCCAGCAACAAATCTAGCGCTTGCTGGTGGTCCTTCTGAAAGTACGACAACTAATTTCCAAGCGCTAGCAAGCGACGTAGCACATACAGAAGACGCTCATAAAGGACATGCGCACCATCATCACGGTGAGGAGCACACACATACAAAAATGACACTGAGTCAA comes from Listeria monocytogenes and encodes:
- a CDS encoding permease, which encodes MFSHLPDSFLQMNTIFISILIEALPFVLIGVFIAGFIQMFISEQFIARVIPKNKFLAVIVGSLIGVFFPSCECGIVPIVRNLLAKGVPLHAGIAFMLTAPIINPVVLFSTYVAFGSTWEVPLLRVAGSLVVALVVGNIIAYFYKGTGLKERFLKYEAASEKVAVPATNLALAGGPSESTTTNFQALASDVAHTEDAHKGHAHHHHGEEHTHTKMTLSQKIWHTVQHAVDEFFSVGKYLVFGSLIAAAMQTYIKTSTLVSIGHGPILSILLMMVLAFVLSLCSEADAFIGASFRSVFSTQSIVAFLVFGPMLDIKNLMMMLGAFKAKFVLLIVTSVTIVVFLYALVI
- the vga(G) gene encoding Vga family ABC-F type ribosomal protection protein produces the protein MSTIEINQLKIEVADRVLVEIPHLLVSKKARIGIIGQNGLGKTTLMEVIAGAKEATSGTVTTQGKLAYIKQLSTDTSTKSGGEKTRKAIQYAMRQNPSVLLADEPTSNLDVESVQHLERQWSDFHGALIIISHDRAFLDALCTEIWEIKNQKIHVYKGNYHAYLEQKQQQENQAELAYKEFKNKKKQLQASQTYHEIEAGRIVKPGKRLNNKEASAFKAGKGTQQKKQHSTIKALEKRVERLGNVEKPRTTKPIKMITPDNRVIKKGNTILSAKETTYEIAGRKLFETNTFSIKAGDKVALIGENASGKTTFLKEIIQENPNLLCNPQAKIAYFDQELNGLNQTKSLLENITEISVQTKQVIREVLGSMHFKESDLHKEVHMLSGGERVKLLLSMLLVSDANFLILDEPTNYLDIYAMEALEALIKQFAGTVLFVSHDRTFVNHVAEQLLVIENNEMTFHRMTFAEYEESKGPTRITEEDKLILEMRMSEIAAKLMQPNLKPTEKAILEQDYQDIITKRQQFS